GGGGTTCCCTGGCTTACGGCTGGTTTTTGGCGGGGTTCTCCATCGGCTACTTGTGCGGCTCGATGGTGGTGCTGCGGTGGAAGGGCAGACAGCCCTTACCGGGCGTGATGATGGGGGCCAATATGATCGGCGGGGCTACGTTTGTCGGACTGGCATGGGCTCCCCACCTGGGTTGGGCGTTAGTGATGGAGGGATTGGCCGGTTTTTGTGCTCCCTTCTTTCATGTCCATTGTCTTCGCCTCTTTCAGACCCGGGTGCCGTCTGAAGTAATCGGCCAGGTGCTCTCCCTGCGGGTGTTGGTGATGCGATTGGTCATGCCGCTGGGAACGGTGGCAGCCGGCTGGATGGGAAGTGTATGGGGAATTCGTTTCACTTTGGCCTTGACCGGTGGTGTGGTGATCCTCGCTTCCCTAGCGGGGTGGCGTTGGTTGAGCATCCGATTCGGGGGGCAGGAGTCGCCATCCGGTCCGGTTTCAACAAGAGCGTAAAGTCTGCCGATCAGCCGTCGGCCGACTGGGATCGACAGATAGGACTGGTCAGAGACACCTTAGCCAAAAGAGGTTGCCTTTACTAGTGCTCCATCTACCAATATTGATCGTGTTTTCGTGGAGGGAGGCTTGGTTTTCCGGCGGAGTCGACTCTGCCACGCATAGCGAGACCTGGGAACGTAAAGTGACCAAGGCGAGACTTGTGCTCTATGAGTGCATGGAGCGAAGACGGAAAACCAAGCCGACCGATCCTTTAGCGTAAGGGTCGAGAAAAATAGATCGAAGTTACCGGATGGGGCACTATGACGACAATGGAAGGGTTTTGCCAAAGGAGGGATCAGCATGCGGAAGTGGTGGGCGGTTTCTTTGATCGGTTTGTTACTGGTGATGGCCGGCTGCGGTGATCAGGGGATCCCGGCGGAAAAACCGGCGGTGATCGGCGATGTGACCGAGGTGGTGGATGAAGGTTTCCTGTTGCGGGCGGAGCAAGACTTGATCCAGTCGGGAGACGTCTATTCCGTAAGCATCACGAAGGAAACATCCATTTACCTGAAAGAGGAAGACGATGTGACGGCGGTGAAATCGGAGGAGATCCGGGAAGGTCAACGGATTTCCCTCTGGATTAAGGGGGGAGTTCGCGAATCTTATCCGCCCCAGGTGGATGCCAAAGTGGTTTTGATCCAAAGCAGTCAGTAAATCTTGCCTGGGGATGGGAAGTTTGACGGCTGGATGAACCTGGGGTATACTCATCACTTGCTGAAGGGAGAAGAAACGGGGGATAAGGATGATACAAGCAGAACAAAAAAAATCCCTTTCACCTGTGTGGGACCCCTGGGATCCCTGGTACACACGCAGTGAAAAGGGCCGATACGAGCTGACCAGTGTCGAGTTCACCGTCACCCAGCTGTGCAACTTGCGCTGTGAGCATTGCGCCGTCGGCGAAATGCTGGTGCAGGAAGAAGGGACTTTTCTGCCGGTGGATCGACTGATCCGCCGTCTGGATGAAGTAGAATCCCTGCAGACGATCAGTATTACCGGGGGCGAACCGGTATTAAATCCGCAGGTGGTTCGGGATATGATCCGACCCTTGCTTCGATACGCCCGTTCCCGTGGCTTGTACACACAAATCAATTCCAACTTGACACTGCCGTTGTCCCGTTACGAAGATTGGATCGAGGATGTGGATGTTTTACATATTTCTTACAATTACCGCGATGCGGCGGATTTTCATCGGATTGCCTTTGAAAAAAACGGGAGGGATGTATCCCCTGCCGCCGCAGAGGCTCTGTTTAACCGCATGGTGGACAACGCCAAGGCCCTGTCCCGCGCGGGTGTGTTCGTTTCGGCGGAAACACTGCTCAGTCCGTTTACTGCTCCGTATGTAGCGGGGATGCACCGGGATGTGAGCGAGATGGGATGTCGCCGCCACGAGGTGCATCCCCTGTATCCCAGTGACTTTGCAAAGGGAATGGAACTGATCTCGCTGGATACCTACCGCAACACCATCCTGGAATTGCTGGACAAGCGGGATCCATCGGTGTGGATACTGTTTGGAACCCTTCCGTTTTATCCTTGCAGTGATGAAGCGGCTGACCGGGAGTGTTGGCTGCGTCTGCACCGCGAGAAGAATGTCACGGTCCGCCACGACCCTGATGGACGAAATCGCCTCAATATCAACACGTTTACGGGGGATGTCTTTGTCACTGATTTCGGAGAGGTTCCTTCTTTGGGCAATGTGGAGCGGGATCGGCTGGATGCCGTCTTTCAACGCTGGCTG
Above is a window of Desmospora profundinema DNA encoding:
- the yfkAB gene encoding radical SAM/CxCxxxxC motif protein YfkAB, with the protein product MIQAEQKKSLSPVWDPWDPWYTRSEKGRYELTSVEFTVTQLCNLRCEHCAVGEMLVQEEGTFLPVDRLIRRLDEVESLQTISITGGEPVLNPQVVRDMIRPLLRYARSRGLYTQINSNLTLPLSRYEDWIEDVDVLHISYNYRDAADFHRIAFEKNGRDVSPAAAEALFNRMVDNAKALSRAGVFVSAETLLSPFTAPYVAGMHRDVSEMGCRRHEVHPLYPSDFAKGMELISLDTYRNTILELLDKRDPSVWILFGTLPFYPCSDEAADRECWLRLHREKNVTVRHDPDGRNRLNINTFTGDVFVTDFGEVPSLGNVERDRLDAVFQRWLERPEAKRLHCFCPAARCTGPNILVADAYYSNWDFQQRQAGVILSSS
- a CDS encoding DUF3221 domain-containing protein, which translates into the protein MRKWWAVSLIGLLLVMAGCGDQGIPAEKPAVIGDVTEVVDEGFLLRAEQDLIQSGDVYSVSITKETSIYLKEEDDVTAVKSEEIREGQRISLWIKGGVRESYPPQVDAKVVLIQSSQ